The Solanum lycopersicum chromosome 9, SLM_r2.1 genome window below encodes:
- the LOC101261848 gene encoding zinc finger protein 10, giving the protein MEQTRYWMSTKRKHDMTLSNNPSSYGDSWEEQAFAEDAAGALGGCIWPPRSYTCSFCRREFRSAQALGGHMNVHRRDRARMKQSPPSNSPSVHDHQVFIPPTPPLHSNHHHNSHVQYPSQICNTFMYNPNSDSASGVPIRVSSQKTLETHHHSSLSSIVHEEKKNSLSSSWSNLVADKYSCLSSVKNDEEKKMKSIDFKKDQERNLEVMIDSSFRAKHDHIVEPNYKRRKVDQEDNISFANLFPRTSSSIERCRPQSEALERIPSAIEELDLELKL; this is encoded by the coding sequence ATGGAGCAAACAAGATATTGGATGAGCACAAAGAGAAaacatgacatgacattatCAAATAATCCTTCATCGTATGGCGATTCGTGGGAGGAACAAGCTTTTGCTGAAGATGCAGCTGGAGCACTTGGAGGGTGTATATGGCCACCAAGATCTTATACTTGTAGCTTTTGTAGAAGAGAATTTAGGTCAGCTCAAGCTCTAGGTGGCCATATGAATGTTCATAGAAGGGATAGAGCAAGAATGAAACAATCTCCTCCATCTAATAGTCCAAGTGTTCATGATCATCAAGTATTTATTCCTCCTACTCCTCCTCTTCATTCTAATCATCATCACAATAGCCATGTTCAATACCCTTCTCAAATTTGTAATACCTTTATGTATAACCCTAATTCTGACTCTGCCTCTGGGGTTCCAATTAGGGTTTCTTCTCAAAAGACCTTAGAAACTCATCATCATTCTTCTTTGTCATCAATTGTCCatgaagagaaaaagaatagCTTGTCTTCATCATGGTCAAACTTGGTGGCTGACAAATATTCTTGTCTCTCTAGTGTGAAAAATGATGaagagaagaagatgaaatCTATAGATTTCAAAAAAGATCAAGAGAGGAATCTTGAAGTCATGATAGACTCAAGCTTTAGGGCAAAACATGACCATATTGTTGAACCTAATTACAAAAGGAGGAAAGttgatcaagaagataacatttcatttGCAAATCTCTTCCCTAGAACAAGTTCATCAATCGAAAGGTGTCGTCCCCAATCAGAAGCACTTGAAAGGATCCCTAGTGCAATAGAAGAATTGGATCTTGAGTTGAAGCTTTGA
- the LOC101251506 gene encoding tropinone reductase 1-like isoform X2: MDTDGRWTLQGNTAIVTGGTRGIGHAIVEELASFGANVYTCSRNQMELDECLRQWKAKGYTVGGSMCDLQSRSQRLKFMDNVSSYFEGKINILINNAAVVVSNIATEYTHEDYNTMMGTNFEASYHLSQLAHPFLKASKNGRIVFISSVAGFVSLPLCSIYSAAKGAINQLTRSLACEWAMDNIRVNAVAPWVIKTSLIEKDQEMNKRINKLVSRTPIGGRAGEPKEVSAMVAFLCLPCASYITGQIMCVDGGITINGSC, translated from the exons ATGGATACTGATGGTAGGTGGACTCTTCAAGGCAATACTGCCATTGTTACTGGAGGCACTCGAGGCATAGG GCATGCCATTGTAGAAGAATTAGCAAGTTTTGGAGCAAATGTTTATACATGTTCACGTAACCAAATGGAGCTTGATGAATGTCTTAGACAATGGAAAGCAAAAGGTTATACAGTTGGAGGGTCTATGTGTGATTTACAATCAAGATCTCAACGACTAAAGTTTATGGACAATGTTAGCAGCTACTTTGAAGGAAAAATCAATATTCTT aTAAATAATGCTGCTGTGGTTGTATCAAATATAGCAACAGAATACACTCATGAAGATTACAACACTATGATGGGCACAAATTTTGAGGCTTCTTACCACTTATCTCAACTTGCACATCCATTCTTAAAAGCCTCAAAAAATGGAAGAATTGTATTCATTTCTTCTGTTGCTGGCTTTGTCTCTCTGCCCTTATGTTCCATTTATTCAGCAGCTAAAG gggCAATAAACCAATTGACAAGGAGTTTGGCATGTGAATGGGCTATGGACAATATTAGAGTTAATGCAGTTGCACCATGGGTGATCAAAACTTCTCTCATCGAA AAAGATCAAGAAATGAATAAAAGGATCAATAAATTAGTGAGTCGAACTCCTATTGGTGGTCGAGCTGGAGAGCCAAAAGAAGTATCAGCCATGGTTGCCTTCCTTTGCTTACCATGTGCTTCATATATCACTGGCCAAATTATGTGTGTTGATGGAGGAATAACTATTAATGGATCTTGTTAA
- the LOC101251506 gene encoding tropinone reductase homolog isoform X1: MDTDGRWTLQGNTAIVTGGTRGIGHAIVEELASFGANVYTCSRNQMELDECLRQWKAKGYTVGGSMCDLQSRSQRLKFMDNVSSYFEGKINILINNAAVVVSNIATEYTHEDYNTMMGTNFEASYHLSQLAHPFLKASKNGRIVFISSVAGFVSLPLCSIYSAAKGAINQLTRSLACEWAMDNIRVNAVAPWVIKTSLIEAASKDQEMNKRINKLVSRTPIGGRAGEPKEVSAMVAFLCLPCASYITGQIMCVDGGITINGSC, encoded by the exons ATGGATACTGATGGTAGGTGGACTCTTCAAGGCAATACTGCCATTGTTACTGGAGGCACTCGAGGCATAGG GCATGCCATTGTAGAAGAATTAGCAAGTTTTGGAGCAAATGTTTATACATGTTCACGTAACCAAATGGAGCTTGATGAATGTCTTAGACAATGGAAAGCAAAAGGTTATACAGTTGGAGGGTCTATGTGTGATTTACAATCAAGATCTCAACGACTAAAGTTTATGGACAATGTTAGCAGCTACTTTGAAGGAAAAATCAATATTCTT aTAAATAATGCTGCTGTGGTTGTATCAAATATAGCAACAGAATACACTCATGAAGATTACAACACTATGATGGGCACAAATTTTGAGGCTTCTTACCACTTATCTCAACTTGCACATCCATTCTTAAAAGCCTCAAAAAATGGAAGAATTGTATTCATTTCTTCTGTTGCTGGCTTTGTCTCTCTGCCCTTATGTTCCATTTATTCAGCAGCTAAAG gggCAATAAACCAATTGACAAGGAGTTTGGCATGTGAATGGGCTATGGACAATATTAGAGTTAATGCAGTTGCACCATGGGTGATCAAAACTTCTCTCATCGAAGCAGCTTCA AAAGATCAAGAAATGAATAAAAGGATCAATAAATTAGTGAGTCGAACTCCTATTGGTGGTCGAGCTGGAGAGCCAAAAGAAGTATCAGCCATGGTTGCCTTCCTTTGCTTACCATGTGCTTCATATATCACTGGCCAAATTATGTGTGTTGATGGAGGAATAACTATTAATGGATCTTGTTAA
- the LOC101251506 gene encoding tropinone reductase homolog isoform X3 — MDTDGRWTLQGNTAIVTGGTRGIGHAIVEELASFGANVYTCSRNQMELDECLRQWKAKGYTVGGSMCDLQSRSQRLKFMDNVSSYFEGKINILINNAAVVVSNIATEYTHEDYNTMMGTNFEASYHLSQLAHPFLKASKNGRIVFISSVAGFVSLPLCSIYSAAKGAINQLTRSLACEWAMDNIRVNAVAPWVIKTSLIEAASVNQEMNKRINKLVSRTPIGGRAGEPKEVSAMVAFLCLPCASYITGQIMCVDGGITINGSC; from the exons ATGGATACTGATGGTAGGTGGACTCTTCAAGGCAATACTGCCATTGTTACTGGAGGCACTCGAGGCATAGG GCATGCCATTGTAGAAGAATTAGCAAGTTTTGGAGCAAATGTTTATACATGTTCACGTAACCAAATGGAGCTTGATGAATGTCTTAGACAATGGAAAGCAAAAGGTTATACAGTTGGAGGGTCTATGTGTGATTTACAATCAAGATCTCAACGACTAAAGTTTATGGACAATGTTAGCAGCTACTTTGAAGGAAAAATCAATATTCTT aTAAATAATGCTGCTGTGGTTGTATCAAATATAGCAACAGAATACACTCATGAAGATTACAACACTATGATGGGCACAAATTTTGAGGCTTCTTACCACTTATCTCAACTTGCACATCCATTCTTAAAAGCCTCAAAAAATGGAAGAATTGTATTCATTTCTTCTGTTGCTGGCTTTGTCTCTCTGCCCTTATGTTCCATTTATTCAGCAGCTAAAG gggCAATAAACCAATTGACAAGGAGTTTGGCATGTGAATGGGCTATGGACAATATTAGAGTTAATGCAGTTGCACCATGGGTGATCAAAACTTCTCTCATCGAAGCAGCTTCAGTAA ATCAAGAAATGAATAAAAGGATCAATAAATTAGTGAGTCGAACTCCTATTGGTGGTCGAGCTGGAGAGCCAAAAGAAGTATCAGCCATGGTTGCCTTCCTTTGCTTACCATGTGCTTCATATATCACTGGCCAAATTATGTGTGTTGATGGAGGAATAACTATTAATGGATCTTGTTAA
- the LOC101254516 gene encoding tropinone reductase homolog isoform X2, whose translation MAEKNESNNSEDGRWTLQGKTALVTGGTKGIGNQEQLDECLEKWRGKGYKVEGCVCDLTLRSQREMLMEKVINFFQGKLNILINNAGILIVKPATEFTEDDYSILMKTNFEASHHISQIAHPILKASESGNIVFISSIAGLVALPTNSIYAATKGAMNQLTRSLAYEWAKDNIRVNAVAPWIINTPLIEAAKKDSLTKELIERSISRTPICRAGEPKEVSAMVAFLCFPAASYITGQVICVDGGHTINGSY comes from the exons ATGGCAGAAAAAAATGAATCCAATAATAGTGAAGATGGTAGGTGGACTCTTCAAGGGAAAACTGCCCTTGTTACTGGAGGCACTAAAGGCATAGG AAACCAAGAACAACTTGATGAGTGTTTAGAGAAATGGAGAGGCAAAGGTTACAAAGTAGAAGGATGTGTATGTGATTTGACTTTGAGATCCCAAAGAGAGATGCTTATGGAGAAGGTTATCAATTTTTTCCAAGGAAAACTCAACATTcta ataaataatGCAGGTATACTAATAGTTAAGCCAGCTACAGAGTTCACTGAGGATGATTACTCTATTCTTATGAAAACCAATTTTGAAGCTTCTCACCACATCTCCCAAATTGCACACCCAATTTTGAAGGCCTCAGAAAGTGGAaacattgtcttcatctctTCTATTGCTGGGCTTGTGGCATTGCCAACAAATTCCATCTATGCAGCAACTAAAG GTGCAATGAATCAACTTACAAGGAGTTTGGCTTACGAATGGGCTAAAGATAATATTCGAGTGAACGCAGTAGCACCTTGGATTATAAACACACCCCTCATCGAAGCAGCAAAG AAAGATTCATTAACTAAAGAACTTATTGAAAGAAGTATTAGCAGAACACCAATTTGTAGAGCTGGTGAACCAAAAGAAGTTTCAGCAATGGTGGCATTTCTTTGTTTCCCAGCTGCTTCATATATTACTGGTCAAGTTATATGTGTTGATGGTGGACACACAATTAATGgttcttattaa
- the LOC101254516 gene encoding tropinone reductase homolog isoform X1 translates to MAEKNESNNSEDGRWTLQGKTALVTGGTKGIGHAIVEELAGFGATVYTCCRNQEQLDECLEKWRGKGYKVEGCVCDLTLRSQREMLMEKVINFFQGKLNILINNAGILIVKPATEFTEDDYSILMKTNFEASHHISQIAHPILKASESGNIVFISSIAGLVALPTNSIYAATKGAMNQLTRSLAYEWAKDNIRVNAVAPWIINTPLIEAAKKDSLTKELIERSISRTPICRAGEPKEVSAMVAFLCFPAASYITGQVICVDGGHTINGSY, encoded by the exons ATGGCAGAAAAAAATGAATCCAATAATAGTGAAGATGGTAGGTGGACTCTTCAAGGGAAAACTGCCCTTGTTACTGGAGGCACTAAAGGCATAGG GCATGCCATAGTAGAAGAATTAGCTGGATTTGGTGCTACAGTTTATACATGTTGTAGAAACCAAGAACAACTTGATGAGTGTTTAGAGAAATGGAGAGGCAAAGGTTACAAAGTAGAAGGATGTGTATGTGATTTGACTTTGAGATCCCAAAGAGAGATGCTTATGGAGAAGGTTATCAATTTTTTCCAAGGAAAACTCAACATTcta ataaataatGCAGGTATACTAATAGTTAAGCCAGCTACAGAGTTCACTGAGGATGATTACTCTATTCTTATGAAAACCAATTTTGAAGCTTCTCACCACATCTCCCAAATTGCACACCCAATTTTGAAGGCCTCAGAAAGTGGAaacattgtcttcatctctTCTATTGCTGGGCTTGTGGCATTGCCAACAAATTCCATCTATGCAGCAACTAAAG GTGCAATGAATCAACTTACAAGGAGTTTGGCTTACGAATGGGCTAAAGATAATATTCGAGTGAACGCAGTAGCACCTTGGATTATAAACACACCCCTCATCGAAGCAGCAAAG AAAGATTCATTAACTAAAGAACTTATTGAAAGAAGTATTAGCAGAACACCAATTTGTAGAGCTGGTGAACCAAAAGAAGTTTCAGCAATGGTGGCATTTCTTTGTTTCCCAGCTGCTTCATATATTACTGGTCAAGTTATATGTGTTGATGGTGGACACACAATTAATGgttcttattaa